A genomic stretch from Megalobrama amblycephala isolate DHTTF-2021 linkage group LG22, ASM1881202v1, whole genome shotgun sequence includes:
- the idi1 gene encoding isopentenyl-diphosphate Delta-isomerase 1 encodes MAWVLWAVRRSAAALLVTVNKPAARAETLYLPARQRADHHSQVRRLSTPVRMPEINMDNLDEKQVQLLAEMCILIDDNDRKIGADSKKNCHLNANIDKGLLHRAFSVFLFNSEEKLLLQQRSNAKITFPGCFTNTCCSHPLHTASELEEQDAIGVRSAAQRRLQAELGIPMDQVPPEEMTYLTRIHYKAQSDGVWGEHEIDYILFMQKDVDLNPDPNEIQSHCYVSKEELKEILEKAKRKELEVTPWFSLIAETFLFKWWDNLHNLKQFIDHDRIHRM; translated from the exons ATGGCGTGGGTGCTATGGGCGGTGCGCAGATCCGCTGCTGCGCTGCTCGTGACAGTCAATAAACCCGCAGCGCGAGCAGAAACTCTCTATTTACCTGCTCGACAGCGCGCAGATCACCACAG tcaGGTCAGGCGGCTCAGTACACCTGTAAGGATGCCGGAGATTAACATGGATAATCTGGATGAAAAGCAGGTGCAGCTGCTTGCAGAGATGTGCATCCTGATCGACGACAATGACAGAAAGATTGGAGCTGACAGCAAGAAAAACTGTCATCTCAATGCAAACATTGATAAAG GATTGTTGCATCGAGCGTTCAGTGTTTTCCTGTTTAACAGCGAGGAAAAGCTTCTCCTTCAGCAGAGATCCAATGCCAAAATCACTTTTCCAG GCTGTTTTACCAACACTTGCTGTAGTCACCCCTTACATACTGCCAGTGAACTGGAGGAGCAGGACGCCATTGGAGTCCGAAGCGCCGCACAGAGACGCCTCCAAGCTGAGCTCGGGATTCCCATGGATCAG GTGCCTCCAGAAGAGATGACCTACCTGACCCGCATCCACTACAAAGCCCAGTCAGACGGCGTTTGGGGCGAGCACGAGATCGACTACATCCTCTTCATGCAGAAAGACGTAGATCTGAATCCAGACCCCAATGAGATCCAGAGCCACTGCTACGTGTCCAAAGAGGAGCTGAAGGAGATCCTGGAGAAAGCCAAGAGAAAAGAGCTGGAGGTCACGCCCTGGTTCAGCCTCATCGCTGAAACCTTCCTCTTCAAGTGGTGGGACAACCTCCATAACCTCAAACAGTTCATCGACCATGACCGGATCCACCGCATGTAA